GCGGCGAGCTCGAGCGTGCCGCCGGGGCGCACGGCCTCGTCCTGCACACCGGCGGAGAGGCCTCCCGCGCCGAGCCGGTGGCGCTCGCCGCGGCCGCCCGTGAGCGCGGGCTGCGCACGCTGGTGGCCGTCCACGCGGACGCCGGCCGCCCGGCCGCCGGGGCGGACGCGGTGACGGTCGCCGCCCTGCTGTCCGGGGCGGCGGGCCCCGGCCGGGACGAGGACGGCGCCTTCGCCCTGGACCTCCTCGTGGTGCTCGACGCGCCGCAGCTGGACGTCGAGAGCGGCGCGATGCTGGTGGAGTCGCTCCCGGACGGCTGCCGTCTGGTGCTGAGCGGCGACCCGGAGGTGCTCGGCGCGCCGGGCGCGGGCCGGGTGTTCGCGGACGTGCTCGCGGCCCGGGTGTGCCCGAGGATCGCCTCCCGCGTCCCCGACCCGGGGCCGCTCGGCGAGCTGGTGTCGGGCATCGGCGTCGGCGAGCTGAACCAGGTCGAGGCCCCCGGCAAGGAGGTCGTGATCGTCCCGGTGCGGGACGCGGGCGAGGCCGTGCACCGTACGGTCCAGCTGGTGGCGGACTCGGTGCCCCGGGCGATCGGGGTGCCGTCCGAGCAGACGCAGGTGGTCACGGTCGGCCACGGCGGCTCGGCCGGTACGCGCGCGCTGAACGCCGCGCTCAAGCAGCGGCTGAACCCCGGCCCCGGCCGGTTCGGGGGCTACGACCCGGGAGACCGGGTGGCGTACGCGCCCGTGCCGGGGCGCACGGTGACCGGCACGGTCCTCGGGGCCGACGCCGAGGGGCTGCGGCTGCGCTGCGGGGACGACGAGCTCCTCGTACCCAAGGAGCGGGTGGAGTCGGCGCTGCGGCACGGCTGGGCGCTCACCGCGCACCAGGCGGTGGGGGCGCGCTGGCCCGCGGTGGTCGTGGTGCTGCCCGGGGACGCCGCGGGCGGACTGAGCCGGCCGTGGGTGTACACGGCCTTCGGCCGGGCGGAGCGCCATCTCTCGGTCGTGCACGGCGTGGACCAGGCGCTGGCCCGCGCGGTGGCCGAGGGGGTGGCCCCGGAGCGTACGACGCGACTGCGGCCGCTCCTGGAGGCGCTGCTGGCCGCCGACGAGGAGAAGTAGCGCGGCACGGGAACGACGGAGGGCCGGGACACCGCACACGGCGTCCCGGCCCTCCCGCGTCCCGGCGGGCGGCGGGGGTCGGACGTCAGGCGTCCACGCCGCGGACCACCGCGTCCACGGGCTCGTCCTCGTCCTCCTCCTCGTCGAAGACGGAGCTGACGTCGAAGCGGCAGATGATCCGCTCGGGATCGGCGTGGTCGAACGGGGCGCCCAGCCACTCCCCCGGTTCGGGGAGTTCGTCGGCTGCGGTGACCCAGAGCGTGGAGTCGCCCTCCTCCAGGCCGAACTCCTTGTGCCGGGAGGCGATCTCGTCCGGTTCGTACTCGCCGAAGAGCACGCCGAGGGCGGCGAGCGGCGAGACGCCGGCCTTGGTGGCCGCCGCGGAGTCCGCGTCGCCGCCGAGCTCGGCGACGCGACGGGCCTGGGCGAGCAGGCGTTGCGGTTCCGCCACGGCGTAGTCGCGGCGGATCAGGAGGCTGAGGGCGTGAGGTTCGTCAGGTCCGGCGTACGGCGGCAGGTTGCCGTCGGCTCCGGGGATCTCGAAGGGGGTGACCTCGTCGTAGCGGTCGTAGAGGAGTTCGTCGTACGCCTCGGCCGCCGCGGCGAGGGCGTTGAAGGCTTCGTAGACGGCCGTGTCGTCGTCTCCCGTGCGGCGTTCGACCGCCGCGAGGTGACGGTCCAGTGCGGTCTTGACCGCCTCGGCGGCGGCACGTACCTCGGCAGCGGTCGGCTGCGCAGCATCAGACATGGGACAGACGCTATCCGTACCGGGCCCGTGCCCGCACAATAGATGCGATGCCGGAATACGAATTTGTCGACGTGTACGTGCCGCGCGGTGTCTCCCGCAAGGAGGCGACGCGGCTCCTGACCGACCATGCCGAGTACGGACACTGGGAGTTGGACCGTCTGAGCCTCCACCGGGACGGGAGCCGCAGAGTGCGGCTGAAGCGACGGATCATCCGCCAGGTGAGGGCGACCTGGTAGCGCGACGAGTGGACAGCGAGAAGGGGCCCCGCGGTGTGCGGGGCCCCTGTGCGTGGTGCGTGACCGCGGCGGCTCAGGCGGCGCTGCGGGCGCGGCGGTAGATCAGCGAGCCGGCGAGCAGCAGTCCGGCACCGGCGGGGACGATCACGCCGAGCGGCCCGGAGCCGGTCTCGGCGAGCTCCTCGACGGCGCGGGGCGGAGTGACGCCGTGGGCACCGGGAGTGTTCGGCCCGCCCTCGCTGCCGGGGGTGCCGGGAGCGCCCGGGGTACCGGGGTGACCGGGGGTACCCGGGGTCCCAGGCGTACCGGGAGTACCCGGGGTTCCAGGTGTACCGGGAGTCCCGGGGGTACCCGGAGTGCCGGGAGTACCAGGGGTGCCGGGGGTACCAGGCGTCCCGGGCGTACCCGGAGTACCAGGCGTACCCGGGGTCCCAGGCGTCCCCGGAGTGCCAGGCCCCTCCTCCCCGTACCCCGTGTCGCCTCCCCCGTTGGCGCAGTCGTTGCCCGTGACGGCGTTGCCCAGGCCGACGCCCGTGACGTTGTTGCCGCAGACGTTCACCGGGACGTCGACCGGGACCTGGACGTGGTTGCCGGAGCCCACGCCCGGAGAGTTGCTCGTGTGCCCGCCGGCCGAGGAGCCGCTGCCGGACGGGGAGGTGTTGGCGCACGTATTGCCAAAGGCCGGATTGAGCACTCCGACGACATTGACGGTGTTTCCGCAGGCGTTCACCGGTACGTGCACCGGGACCTGGACGGAATTCCCGGACGCGACGCCCGGGGAATTCGTGGCCGTACCGTTCGCGCCGGAATCGGCGTGCGCATATCCGCCGCCGACGGCGGCGAAAACGCCTCCGGCGGCAGCGACCGTGATGAGGCCCTTGCGCGTGACCTGTCGCATAGCTTGTTCCTGCCTGCTCGGCTTAGAAGGAGTGCCACCGGGCGGTCGGCCCGGGGCGGAAATGGCCACCGGCCCCGGAGTGCATGGCACGCACTCCGGGGCCGGACCGGCTCACACCCTCACGGGGCGAGGCACAACGTCAGGCGTTGACGCAGGTGTTGCCGAAGGCGGGGTTCAGCAGGCCGATCACGGAGACCGTGTTGCCGCACACGTTCACGGGGACGTGAACCGGAACCTGGACGACATTGCCCGAGAGCACGCCGGGGGAACCGATGGCGGCACCCTGGGCACCCGCGTCGGCAACGGCCATGCCCGCGCCCGCGAGAACGAGACCGCCGGTGGCAGCCGCAGCAGCGACGACCTTCTTGATCATTATTCCTCCTAGTTGGCAATGCGGCCCCAGCCGCGGACCGCACCACCTGTAACGAGGGGGAATGGTGAGGGCTACGAGCCCCCGAGGGCATTCACTCTTTCCGGTTACATACAAACAGACTGGCGAATTCAGCAGGCGTCGAGGAAACGGTCCAGGACGCGGACGCCGAACTTGAGGCCGTCCACCGGGACCCGCTCGTCCACGCCGTGGAACATGCCGGCGAAGTCGAGCTCGGGCGGCAGCTGGAGCGGGGCGAAGCCGAAGCAGCGGATGCCGAGGTCGTCGAAGGACTTGGCGTCGGTGCCGCCGGAGAGCATGTACGGCACGGCGCGGGCGATCGGGTCCTCGGCGCGCAGCGCCAGCTGCATGGCGTCCACGAGGGCGCCGTCGAAGCTGGTCTCCAGGGCCTTGTCGCCGTGCACGTCCTCGCGCTTCACGCGGGGCCCGAGGATCCGGTCGAGGTCGGCCAGGAACTCCTGCTCGTAGCCGGGCAGGAAACGGCCGTCGACGTGCGCCGTGGCCTGGCCGGGGATCACGTTCACCTTGTAGCCCGCGCCGAGCATGGTGGGGGCGGCCGAGTTGCGGAGGGTGGCGCCGACCATCTTGGCGATGCCGCCGAGCTTGGCGAGGGTGCCGTCCATGTCCTCGGGGTCGAGCGGGGTGCCCAGGGCGTCCGAGAGCTCGTCCAGGAAGGACCGCACGGTCTTGGTGACCCTCACCGGCCACTGGTGGCGGCCGAGGCGGCCTACGGCCTCGCAGAGCTCCGTGATGGCGTTGTCGTCATTGGTCATGGAGCCGTGGCCGGCCGTGCCCTCGACGGTCAGCCGCATCCAGTGCATGCCCTTCTGGGCCGTCTCGACCAGGTAGAGCCGCAGGTTCTCGTTGACGGTGAAGGAGAAGCCGCCGACCTCGCCGATCGCCTCCGTGACCCCGTCGAAGAGGTCGCGGTGCTTGTCGACCAGGTGCCGGGCGCCGTAGGTGCCGCCGGCCTCCTCGTCGGCGAGGAAGGCGAGCACGATGTCGCGCGGGGGCTTGCGGCCGCTGCGCACCCGGTCCCGGACGACCGCGAGGGTCATCGCGTCCATGTCCTTCATGTCGACGGCTCCGCGGCCCCAGACGCAGCCGTCGGCGACCTCGCCGGAGAAGGGGTGGTGGGTCCAGTCCTCGGCGTTGGCCGGGACGACGTCGGTGTGGCCGTGGATGAGCAGGGCCGGCCGCGACGGGTCCTCGCCCTCGATCCGGGCGACGGTGGAGGCCCGCCCCTTGTGCGACTCGATGATCTTCGGCTCGAGTCCGACCTCCGCGAGCTTCTCGGCGACGTACTCGGCCGCCGCCCGCTCCCCCGGACCGGAGTGGTCGCCGTAGTTGCTGGTGTCGATGCGGATGAGGTCACGACAGAGGTCCACCACCTCGTCCTCGCCGCTGACGCTCCGGGTCGTGTTCGACTCGCTCACGCTGCTTCCTCCCACTACGTGCCCCACATGATTCCTCGTGATCCCCCCATCCTCCCGCGTGGCCCCCTCACCGCCCAAGGGCGCCGCGGGGCCCGACACGCCGCTGTCACATGCCGGGGGCCGAGCGGGGGTGGTGATCGACCCCCTCAGATCTTTGCTATTGTTCTGTTCGTCGGAAGGGCCGAGCGCCCCGAACGGCAGACACCTTGTCCGGGTGGCGGAATGGCAGACGCGCTAGCTTGAGGTGCTAGTGCCCTTTATCGGGCGTGGGGGTTCAAGTCCCCCCTCGGACACCAGCGAGAGACCCCAGTTCATCTGGGGTCTCTCTGTGTATGTACTCCCTGTCGGTCGTCGGTCGATGCCGATAGCCTTTTCCCTCGCTTGCGCACAGCGACGTCGGGGGGACATCGGACATGCCCATCAGACCGCAGTACCGGAGGGTGTCGGCGCTGCAGCGCCAGTTCTTCAACCGGGAAAGCATTCTCACCGCGTACGACGAGGAGCTGCGGACGGTGGACGACGCCCCGCGCATCCTCAACGTCGTCGGCGTCGGGGGAATCGGCAAGTCGCGGCTCCTGCAGGAGTTACGCAACCGTACGCCCGGGGAGTACCGGACCGCGCGCCTCGATCTGCAGCTGCCGGCCATGCGGCAGCAGGAGGACGCGCTCGCGGTCCTCAGGATGGAGCTCGGAGCCCAAGGCGTTCGGTTCGACCGCTTCGACATCGCCTACGCCGTCCTCTGGCAGCGGGTCCACCCACAGCTGCAGCTCAACGCGAAGAACACACCCTTCGCCGAGGAGAGCGAGATCCTCTCGAAGATCCTCGACGACGCCATGGGCATTCCCGTCTTCGGAACGGCTGCCGGGCTGGTCCGACTGACCGGGCGCGCGATCAAGAACCGCCAGCGCCGTCAGCGGATCGAGGCCGACCCCACACTGAACGAGCTCGACAGCCTATGCACCGCGGAACTGGGACACGCCGTCGCCTACCTCTTCGCGGAGGACCTGCGGGCGGCGGAGCAGCCGTACGTCGTGTACGTGGACGCGTACGAGGCGCTCGTGCCGACGCCGCTCCCCCTCGGCCGGAGCTTCGGGTCGGACGCCTGGCTGCGGGATCTGCTCGGCCAGCTCCAGGGCGGACTCACTGTCCTCGCCAGCCGGGAACCCTTGCGCTGGGCCGCCTACGACCGTGACTGGGAGACGGTGATCCGGCGGGCGGATGTGGACGGGCTCCCCATGGCGGCCAGGCTCGACCTGCTCACCCAGGCGGGGATCACCGAGATCCCCCGCCAGCGGTCCATCGCCGAGGCCAGTGCGGGCGTTCCCTTCTATCTCCACCTCGCCGTCGACACCCATCTGCAGAACCCGGCCCGGCCGGAGCTCGCCGGAACCTCCGAGGAGATCGTCCAGCGCTTCCTGCAGCACGTCGCCCCCGACGAGGTGCGGATCCTCGAGCTGCTCAGCGTGGCGCGGACCTTCGACTTCGGTGTGTTCCAGGCTGTCGGACGGGCCTTCGACCTGCCCGCGAACCTCCTGATCTGGGAGTCGCTCACGGCGTACTCCTTCGCGTACCGGCTCAGCGAGGGCTGGTACCGGCTGCACCAGCTCATGATCGGGGCGCTGCGGCGTCACCTCTCGCCGGCGGTGAAGCGTGGCGTCCACGCCACGCTCCGCGCCCATTGGGAAGGCATGGCGGAGCGGATGGAGGGCAGCGAGCGGAACACGTCCGGCATGGTCCGGCTGTCACCGCTGCGCGAGGCGGCGTTCCACGGGCTGCATGCCGCCGACATCTCACCCGCACAGATCCAGAGGTACGCCGACCGCGCGGTCGCGCTGAGCGGCAGGCAGGCCGTGGACGGCATGGTCAAGGACCTGCGCGACCATCTGGCCTCGCGGGAGGCAGGTTCGGACGACGGCGTCGCCGCCGGGCTGAGCGACGCGGCGGACTGTCTCGAGGCAGAGGCGAAGCTGGAGCGCGGCGACGCGGCGGGCGCGATCGCGCTCACCCCGCGTCCGGACCGGCCCGTCCACTCGCTCGTCGCCGCACGGCTCGCTCTCGCCGGCGCCAACGCCCGGCGGATCGCGGGCGAGAGCGACGAGGCGGCGGCGATCTTCGAGCGCGTCTGGACGGAGCACGAGGGCGAGGCGCGGCCGGCGGCCGGGTACTGCGTCGCCGACATCCGCATGTGGCAGGGGGACTTCGCTGGGGCCTTCTCGTTGTCGCGCGAGGTGTACGGGATCACCGCTCCCGAGCACCGGGTGATCCGAGGGGACCTCAAGCGCCTGATGCACCTCGGTCACCGCTTCCTCATGGACTTCGAGAGTTCGGCGCGGCTCATGGAGGAGGCGGAGGCGGAGTACCGGGCGGCGAACGCGGTGGTCGGGCTTGCCAACATCCGAACCAATCGCGCGGAGCTGTACGCCTTCACCGATCCGGCAGCCGCGGTCGAGGAGGCGTCGGCCGCACTGGAGGTGCAGCGCGACCTGGGGGCGCAGCACGAACTCGGCAAGGCGTACACGGCGATGGCCATGGCGCAGACCCGGCTCGGGCAGTACGACCGGGCCGCGACCTCGTTCCTCAACGCCAACGAGGCGCTCGATCGGGCGGGTTACCGCTCGGGGAGGGCCCGGGCCGACATGTTCCGCGCGTTCCTGACGCTGCGCCAGGGGGACCGGGAGACGACACGTGAGCTGCTCGTCCACGCGGCCCGGGAGTTCCTGGCGTGCCAGGTGTATCCCTCGCTGATCCTGGCGATCCACCGGGCCGCCGAGCGACTGGACCTGAACGAGCCGGAGCTGGCCGCGGCGGCCGACCGGGCGCGGCCTGCGGTGCGCCCGCTCGGCCCGCTGGGCGACCTGCAGCGCCGTACGGACGCCGTCCTGTCGATGTTCATGGAGGTGACCGCGTGAACTGGTTGGAGCTGTACGGGCAGGCCCAGGCATCGGGCGAGGCCGCGGCGGGCTACTACAACCGCAATGTCGGGGTGCGGACCGCCGAGGGGAAGGTGAACGTCCGCATCCCGCTCGCGGCGGCGGACACGATGGACGTCCGGATCTGGGACGAGGAGGACGTCCTGGACTGCATCCGGCCCTACGTCAGCCGGGCTCCGCAGCTGCGGCACGTCTCCCTGGATCCCCGGTTCCAGGTGCACCACTTCATCGAGGGGCGGGTGCTCGACAGCTTCAGTCCCCGGGGCAGCAGTGTTCCCGAGCATGTGATCGACGACGTCGTCGGGGTGATGGAGCAGCTGGTCCGCATTCCTCCGGAGAAGGCTCCCCCCTTGCCCGTCGACTGGCCCGAGTCCGGCGACGGTGCCGGCTTCGGCCGGCTGCTCGCCCGGCTGACGCAGCAGGTCCACGACACCCATCGTGACGAGTACGCGGCGGTCTTCGCGGACTTCGGCGTGCCGGAGGAACCGCTGGCGGTCCTCGAGCCGCTCTGGGACGGACTTGTCTCGCGTCCCTTCGCCGTGCTCCATGCGGACCTGCACCGCAAGAACATGATCGTCTCCGACGGCACGACCTGGTTCCTCGACTGGGAGCTCGCGCTGTGGGGGGACCCGCTCTACGAGATCGGCATCCACTTCCACAAGATGGACTACCCGGCCGGGCAGCGCGCGGAGGTCCTTCGCCGCTGGCGGGACCGGCTTCCCGTCTCGGCGACGGTGGGGCCCGAGGCGGACCTCGATCTGTATCTCGCCCACGAGCGCGTCAAGTCGGCGATCGTCGACACGGTCCGGTACTCGAAGCAACTCGTCGGGGCGCCATCCGCGGTCGTGGAGTTCCTCACGCATCGTCTCGCGAAGAAACTCAATGTCGCCCGCCCGGTCTGGGGGGCGGCCCCGGACATGACGCCGGAGCGGGTCACTCGGACGCTGGCGCCGTGGGTAGAAGGCTAGGCATGGACGCCACAGCGCTGTACGCAGAGGCACGCGACCGCGAGGACTCCCTCGCCGGCTTCTACCACCGCAACGTACGCATCGAGACGGGCTCGGGACCGGTCCTGGTGCGGATTCCCGGCCCCGGTTCCGAACCGATGGACCTCACCCTCTGGCCGGAGCCCGCCGTGCTGGAGGCGATCCACCCGTACGTCTCCCAGGCGCCCCGGCTCCTCCACGCCGACCCGGACCACCGGTTCCAGATCCACGAGTACGTACCGGGCCGCAGGGTCGACGACGTGGCGCAGGACGGGAAGCCGCTGCCCGACGTGGTCCTCGACGGCGTGGAGCGGCTCTTCGGCGAGATGACCCGCGTGGCCTCCTCCGCGCTGCCCGCTGTGCCCGACGACTGGCCCGCCGACGGCGACACGGCCGGGTTCGCCGGCCGCCTCCTGCGCCTGGTCGGCGAGATCCGGGGGCGGGGGGACGCCGCCGTTCTCG
This is a stretch of genomic DNA from Streptomyces sp. R44. It encodes these proteins:
- a CDS encoding DUF5703 family protein, whose protein sequence is MPEYEFVDVYVPRGVSRKEATRLLTDHAEYGHWELDRLSLHRDGSRRVRLKRRIIRQVRATW
- a CDS encoding chaplin, with product MRQVTRKGLITVAAAGGVFAAVGGGYAHADSGANGTATNSPGVASGNSVQVPVHVPVNACGNTVNVVGVLNPAFGNTCANTSPSGSGSSAGGHTSNSPGVGSGNHVQVPVDVPVNVCGNNVTGVGLGNAVTGNDCANGGGDTGYGEEGPGTPGTPGTPGTPGTPGTPGTPGTPGTPGTPGTPGTPGTPGTPGTPGTPGTPGTPGTPGHPGTPGAPGTPGSEGGPNTPGAHGVTPPRAVEELAETGSGPLGVIVPAGAGLLLAGSLIYRRARSAA
- the chpH gene encoding chaplin ChpH, giving the protein MIKKVVAAAAATGGLVLAGAGMAVADAGAQGAAIGSPGVLSGNVVQVPVHVPVNVCGNTVSVIGLLNPAFGNTCVNA
- a CDS encoding M20/M25/M40 family metallo-hydrolase; its protein translation is MSESNTTRSVSGEDEVVDLCRDLIRIDTSNYGDHSGPGERAAAEYVAEKLAEVGLEPKIIESHKGRASTVARIEGEDPSRPALLIHGHTDVVPANAEDWTHHPFSGEVADGCVWGRGAVDMKDMDAMTLAVVRDRVRSGRKPPRDIVLAFLADEEAGGTYGARHLVDKHRDLFDGVTEAIGEVGGFSFTVNENLRLYLVETAQKGMHWMRLTVEGTAGHGSMTNDDNAITELCEAVGRLGRHQWPVRVTKTVRSFLDELSDALGTPLDPEDMDGTLAKLGGIAKMVGATLRNSAAPTMLGAGYKVNVIPGQATAHVDGRFLPGYEQEFLADLDRILGPRVKREDVHGDKALETSFDGALVDAMQLALRAEDPIARAVPYMLSGGTDAKSFDDLGIRCFGFAPLQLPPELDFAGMFHGVDERVPVDGLKFGVRVLDRFLDAC
- a CDS encoding phosphotransferase family protein translates to MNWLELYGQAQASGEAAAGYYNRNVGVRTAEGKVNVRIPLAAADTMDVRIWDEEDVLDCIRPYVSRAPQLRHVSLDPRFQVHHFIEGRVLDSFSPRGSSVPEHVIDDVVGVMEQLVRIPPEKAPPLPVDWPESGDGAGFGRLLARLTQQVHDTHRDEYAAVFADFGVPEEPLAVLEPLWDGLVSRPFAVLHADLHRKNMIVSDGTTWFLDWELALWGDPLYEIGIHFHKMDYPAGQRAEVLRRWRDRLPVSATVGPEADLDLYLAHERVKSAIVDTVRYSKQLVGAPSAVVEFLTHRLAKKLNVARPVWGAAPDMTPERVTRTLAPWVEG